The Pelorhabdus rhamnosifermentans genome includes the window TTTTCAGGACATGCAATTCAGTGATACTGCGTTTTTTGCGTTTTCGTCGCCAGTCAGAGCGTCGGCTCGCTGATTGGCGGCTGAAAAAGGTGTCGAGCGAGTCAAAATCAAGGGGAATGTAGGCCATGGCCTGTCCATCTAAAAGAATGAATCCAGCCTTGGTAAAGGCTTGGCATAGTTTTTTCGAAATACAATTTTCAGTTTCGGAAAATAGCGGTGATTCTGGAGCAATATCTTTTACAACAAGAAACTTCGTTTTTAAGGTTGACATTTTTTCCAGTAAGATATTTGGAAGTTCCTCATAGTTTATTTCATTTGGAAACAAGGAGAATTCTGAGACTGTTGTGCCAACGAATAACGTTCGCGGCCGAAGTAAGTCCTGGCAAATTTTTTTTGGTAGAAAAGGACTTATTTTATGGATGAAGCGTTGAATAGGCTCATCAGCCGTTATGAGCAAATCAAATTCAGTTAGAAAGGCGGGAAGTTTCTTAGTGTTAATCTCGATGGGAAGGGCTTCAAATCCGCTGGGCGGATTTTGCAGAACGGCATCAATTAAGGCTTGCGGTTCTATTTGGAACAGTGAATGTTTCATCGTCATGGGGACAGGAACTCCTTTATGTTCAAAAGCATCAATAAGGATGCTCGATAAAAAGCTTATTATCCTATTCTTGTTAGGAGGACCATTCCCCTTTTTTTGCATGTAAAAACAACACCTGCTGCGTCTAGTGATAGAGGTAGCAGGTGTTGTTTCTTTTTTATTGAATGAACCGTATTTTTTAGCTTATTTACCGAAATATCTTTCGAGCAATCCCTTGAAAGCAGCACCATGGCGTGCTTCGTCTTTGCACATTTCGTGTACTGTATCATGAATGGCGTCCAAACCAAGTTCTTTGGCTTTCTTAGCAATGGCAAGCTTACCTTGACAAGCGCCATATTCGGCATCGACTCGAAGTTCAAGGTTCTTTTTCGTTGATGGTGTTACTACTTCGCCAAGAAGTTCAGCAAATTTTGAAGCGTGCTCAGCTTCTTCAAAAGCAATTCTTTTATAAGCTTCAGCAACTTCTGGATATCCTTCGCGATCAGCCTGACGGCTCATAGCTAAGTACATCCCAATTTCTGTACATTCACCAGTAAAGTTCATGTGTAGACCTTCAAGGATTTCGGCATCCACACCGGCAGCAATGCCAATGCGATGTTCATCGGCCCAAGCCAGACCTGAAGTAGATTGTTCGATGAATTTTTCAGCTGGGGCTTTGCATTGCGGACAGGATGCCGGTGCAGAGTCGCCTTCATGGACATAACCACAAATAGAACAGATAAATTTTTTCATAAATAAAACCCTCCAATGATTAATAATTTTTATTTGTTGACATTTGTTATTTATAATATAGCAGGATTTAGGGGATAAATCAAGTGTTATTTTGAAAAATATTTATTTTATTCATTACGCAAGAAGTGAAGATTGATTGACGGTCCTATTCATGCTTGTTATAATGAACTGGTCTAGAGTCGTTTGTCTATCTTTAAGAAGGTAGTATAGAAGAGTCGGTGGGATACATAGGACTTTATAATAGCCTGGCGGGAAAATTCGCTCAGCATGAACTTGGCGAATTTTCTTGTCGTTTTTTATTTGTCTCGCAAAACTTGATTTATTATGAAGTGTTCCCTAGATTTGATGGAGGAGAAAGTATGTTTACAATAGATCAATTTGTACAGCCTGCCACACTAGCGGAGGCTTATGAACTTCTCGTTAGCAGTAAAACCAATCGTATTCTTGGCGGTTGCGCTTTTTTAAGAATGACTTCTCTGCGTATTGCTACAGCCATTGATTTGAGCCAGCTTGGACTGAATGAAGTGAATGAGCATGATGATCGTATTGAAATAGGTGCTATGACAACATTTCGTCAGATTGAAACTCATCCTTTATTGAAGCAATATTATTGTGGGTTGCTGCCGAAAGCCGTGGGAAATATTATGGGGGTGCAATTTCGCAATATTGTTACAGTCGGTGCCTCTGTTTATTCTAAGTACGGTTTTTCTGATTTGATTACGGCGCTGTTGGCGCTTGATACAAAAGTGGAATTGTATCATAACGGGAGAATGACTTTGGCTCAGTTTTTGAACACGCCGGTTCAGAAAGATATTTTAACTAAAATAATCATCAAAAAAGATGAACGCTTGGCGTCTTATGAGCAGTTAAGAAATTCGGCAAGTGATTATCCTATTTTAACTGTGGCTGTTTCCAGCTTTGAGGATAAGAGTTGGATTGTCGTGGGAGCGAGACCTTCCTGTGCAACGATCGCGCATCAGGCTTCTTTGGAGTTGTCCAAGGGAATTGCAACAGATGATGATATTTCGCGAATTGCCGATCTTGCGTCAAATGAATGCTCTTTTGGCTCGAATATGCGTGGGTCGGCGAAGTATCGTAAGGCGATGGCCTGCGAACTTGTAAAGCGTGCTATCAAGGAGGTGTATCATGCAAATTGATGTAATCATGAATCAGAAGCAGCTGAGTTTAAGTGTCGCGGCTGATGAATTTTTAGCAGATACATTGCGGCGTTACGGCTTTCTTAGTATTCGCAAGGGCTGCAATACGACATGCTGTGGTTTGTGTACCGTGTGGATCGATGATAAACCGACTTTGTCTTGTTCCGTCCTTTCGGCGCGCCTTCAGGGCAAACGCATTACAACGATTGAAGGAGTGGAACAAGAGGCAACAGAGTTTGCGAAGATACTTGCTAGTGAAGGTGCGGAGCAATGCGGGTTTTGCAGTCCCGGTTTTATTATGACGGTGTTGGCTATGAAAAGGGAGCTTGTTCATCCTACAGAAGCTGAGATCATTCATTATTTGACAGGCAATTTATGTCGTTGCACAGGTTATCTCGGACAAATGCGGGCCGTTAGAACCTATTTGAGGGGGATGCACCCATGATAACCATGAAAAGTGTTGGACAAGGAATTCCTAAAATGGATGCCTTAGCCATTGCTACAGGGAAACCTGTTTATACACAGGATTTAGTCATGCCTAATACACTTGTTGTCAAAGTACTTCATAGTCCATATGCTTTCGCCGAAATTAAAGCCATCGATACAAGGAAGGCTAAGAAATTATCTGGAGTGGAATGTATTTTAACTTATGAGGATGTTCCCAAGGTTCGGTTTACTGTGGCAGGTCAGTCCTATCCTGAGCCTTCGCCATATGATCGGCTTATTTTGGATAAAGTCGTTCGGTATGTGGGGGATGCAGTCGCTATTATTGCCGCAGTCGATGAAAAGACAGCGCTTCGTGCCATGAAACTCATTAAGGTAGATTATGAAATATTTGAGCCTGTTTTGGATTTTGAGACAGCCATGGGGCATGCGTCGATTGTACATAGGGAACAGGATCTTTATACGAATTTTGATATTGGTATGGAACAAGCAAAAAATATTATTGCCACACACAAAGTGGAAGTGGGCAATATTGAGGCCGAACTCAAAAAGTGTACTGTTATTGTAGAGGAAACTTATTATACGCAGGCTCAGGCTCAAGGCATGATGGAAACGTACCGTTCCTTTAATTATCTTGATCATATGGGACGGCTTGTTGTGATTAGTTCGACGCAAATTCCTTTTCACGTACGGCGTACACTGGCACGAGCTCTTCAAATTCCAGAAAGCAAAATTCGTGTGATAAAGCCGCGGATTGGCGGAGGATTCGGCGGTAAACAAACCCTTGCTGTTGAATTTTTTACCGCTATTGTGACCTGGAAAACAGGCAAGCCTGCTCAACTTGTTTATGATCGGACGGAAACATTTAGTTGTACTTCCAGCCGTCATGCCATGCGCCTCAAAGTGCGATTAGGAGCCGATCAGGCCGGGGTGATTAAGGTTGTTGATATTGAAGGATTATCTGACGGCGGGGCTTATGGTGAACACAGCTCGACAACCTTTGGAGCTGCAGGTGAAAAAGCATTGATCCTTTATAATAAAACGACAGCGGCGCGGTTTTTTGGTCATGCTGTTTATACCAATAAAATGCCTGGTGGAGCTTTGCGCGGTTACGGTGCTACGCAGGCAACCTTTGCTCTGGAATCAACGTTAAATAAATTAGCAGAAAAACTTCATATGGATCCGACGAAAATTCGTTTAAAAAATATTATCAATGAAGGAGAAAACTATTTTACTAAGCCAGACGTGATACTAGGGAGTTCGACTCTTGATCGTTGTATTATAAAGGGGAAGGAACTGATTGGTTGGAATGAAAAATATCCTCGTAAGGACCTTGAAAGTGGCAAGGTACGTGGTCTGGGGATGGCTGTTACTGTGCAGGGATCGGGTATTGCCTATATTGATACAGCTGCAGCAGAAATTCATCTTAATAGTGAAGGTTCATATACGCTCATGATTGGTTCTACCGATATGGGGACAGGCAGTGATACTATCCTCGCGCAATTTGCTGCGGAAGTCCTTGAAACGACGGTAGACAAGTTCATTGTTTATGCTGCTGATACAGATGTTTCGCCTTATGATCCGGGTTCTTATGCATCAAGTACAACTTATGTGACGGGCATGGCTGTCGTAAGAGCTGCACAAGATTTGAAGGCAAAAATTATAGCTAAAGGGGCGAAACTTCTTGAAGTTTTGCCAGAACAGATAGAATTTGATGGAACTGTGATGAAGACACTGAACAGCGAAAAAACCTTGACGCTAAAAAAACTGGCTGAAAGCATTCTTGTCGGTCCGGGCCATGAACAATTAGTTGGGACTGGCAGCTATGGCAGTCCTGTGTCACCGCCACCTTTTATTGCCGGTTTTGCTGAAGTGGAAGTGGACAAGGGAACAGGGAAAGTGGATGTGGTTCATTATGTGGCTGTTGTTGACTGCGGTACAGTGGTCAATCCGAAACTGGCCAAGATTCAGGTAGAAGGTGGTATTGTACAAGGCATTGGCATGGCTCTTTATGAAGATGTCCGCTATGGACCGAAGGGAAAGTTGCAGACAAATTCTTTTATGCAGTATAAAATTCCCTGCCGAAAGGATATTGGCAGCATTGATGTTGTTTTTGAGCCTAGTTACGAACCGACAGGGCCTTTTGGTGCCAAGTCCATTGGCGAGGTTGTTATTAATACGCCGCCAGCCGCCATTGCTCACGCCATTTATAATGCCGTTGGCGTTACTGTAACAAAGCTGCCGATTACACCTGAAAAAATTTTTATGGCCATGAAGCATTGAGGTGCTTATTGTGAAACTTTATATTGCGGAAAAACCAAGCCTTGGGGCAGAAATCGCCAAATGTTTGCCAGGACCGCTTACGCGTAAAGATGGCTATCTAGTTACAGGCGACGGTGTTGTTACCTGGGGTTACGGTCATATATTGCGGCAGGCTGAACCTGGTGAGTATGATCAAAAATATGAAAGATGGCGAATGGAAGATTTGCCGATTATTCCTGGAGAGTGGAAACTCCTTGTTGCCGAAGCCTGTAAGAAGCAGTTTGCTGTGATTCAAAAATTGATTGCTTCAGCAACCCAAATCATTCATGCAGGTGACCCTGACCGCGAAGGACAACTCTTAATTGATGAAGTGCTGGAATATGTGGGCAATGAGAAGCCTGTGCAGCGTATTTTATTGAATTCCCTTGACGAGAAGAGTGTTAAAAAGGCGATTTCTCATCTCCGTGATAATGCGGATTTTTATGACCTAAAGCAATCGGCTTTAGCGCGGGCGAGAGCCGATTGGTTGATTGGCATGAATTTGTCACGAGCCTATACGCTTGCTGCGCAACGAGCAGGCCACCGAATTACGCTTCCTATTGGTAGGGTAAAGACGCCTACACTCGCCCTTGTTGTGCGTCGTGAACGAGAAATTGAAGCGTTTAAAGTGGCACCTTATTTTACAGTTAAAGCGGAGTTCCAACATGAAAATGGTCTGTTTACAGCCTACTGGAAACCGCATGAAAATCAGGCAGGTCTTGATACTGACGGTCGTTTGACAGATAAAATTGTTATGCAAGAGCTTCTTAAACGGTTTCGGAGTGCTACGGAACAAGCAGAGATTATTCTCTGTGAGACAGCAGAGAAAAAAGATCTACAGCGTTTGCCTCTTTCCCTGTCGTCGCTGCAAGTTCTAGCAGGGAAAAAATTCGGTTATGATCCGCAAACTGTTTTGGATACGGCGCAAAAACTGTATGAAAAAAAGCTTACATCCTATCCTCGGTCTGATTGTGACTTTTTGCCAGAAGCACAGCATAATGATGCGCCCATAATTCTTGAGAATTTACGCACACTAACAGCAAAGGATTTAGTGGACTGGGCGGCTGAGGCTGATTCAGCACTCATTAGCCGAGCCTGGAATGATAAGAAAATTACAGCTCATCATGCGATTATTCCAACTGTGGAGAAATGTAACCTTAGTCGCTTGACACAAGTGGAGCACGATATCTATTTTCTTGTTGCTCAGGCTTATATTGCGCAGTTTTATCCAGTCCATGTCTATGACCAAACGCGTGTAGAAGTGGAATATACAAAGGAGAGGTTTACAGCGAGTGGTCGCATTGTTGTGGAACTAGGCTGGAAAGCCTTATATAAGGCGGATCAAGATGAAAAGAAAGACGATGATAGTGCTACTTTACCAGCCATGATGCAGGGGGACTGGGCTGATTTTGTGCAGGCTTCAGCCGAAAAGAAGTCGACTCGGCCGCCGACGCGTTTTACGGCTGCCACCCTTCTTGCGGCTATGAAAGAAATTCATAAGTATGTGAAAAATCCCGACTTGAAAAAACAGCTGAAAGACGTTTCAGGTATTGGTACGGAAGCCACGCGTGCGACGATTATTAAGGAACTCCTGCAGCGTAAATTTCTTGTGGCAGAAACAAAGAAAAAATATTTAAAACCAACCGATGCGGCCTATTTGCTTATTGATGTTTTGCCTGATGAATTAACCTATCCTGATTCTACGGCCGTATGGGAAAATACGCTGCAGAGTATGGCGAGTGGCAGTGAAAGCCTGGCTGATTTTCTCCAGCATCAAGTGCAATTTACGGCAGATTTATGTATTAAGGCAATGAAGGTGTCGCTTCCGCTGCAAGGCGACCATCCTTGCCCCAAATGTCACCAGGGCGTTTTACAATTGCGTAATGGTACAAGCGGGAAGTTTTGGGGGTGTTCACGCTATCCTCTTTGCAAAGCCAGTTATAATGATCAAGAGGGTCAGCCTCAAAAACCGGAATATTCTTGTCCACGCTGTAAAGAAGGCGGTCTGCAACTGAAAAAAGGGAAGAATGGTGATTTTTGGGGCTGTACAAACTATCCAGCGTGCCGCGCAACATATAATGATAATCAAGGGAAACCAGCGCTACCGAATGCTTAAGTTTTTTGATTTTTGTTTTGACATAAGATTTGTTTATCTTAAAATAAGTAGAATCTATTTTTGGTTTACTGTAAAATGTGCTATGCTTTAACCATAAAATTCGAATGAATAAAATTGGAGGGATTCCGATGGATTTTGATTTTATTTCTCGGCGTCACAGTGTTCGTAAATTTAAACAGGAAACGGTATCTGATCAGCACATTGAAGAAATGGTTCAGGCTGCTACTTATGCACCCTCAGGAAAAAATAAGCAAAACTGGCATTTCGTTGTCATTAAAGATCTCAATAAAATTAATGAAATTGCCCGTATTGTGGAAGCTGAAAATAATCGGCTGGTAAAGTATATTAAAGATGAAGATAAGATCAAGGCGTTTAAGGGTGCTCTTGGCTATCAGACGGTTTTTAAAGGGGCTCCTGTTCTCATTCTTGTTTATGCCGGCCCCTATGCTACAGTTGCCGATACATTCCGCGAAGAAGGTATTATGCCTTTAGCTGAAGTGGAAAAATATGATAGACCTAATCCGGGTATTCAAAATATTGCTGCTGCCATGGAAAATTTGCATCTTGCTGCTGCCAGTCTTGGTTATGGAACGTGCTGGATGACAGGGCCAACTTATGCAGCTGAGGCCATATCAAATTATATTGGTTTTGAAAAAGCAGGCTATTATTTGGCGGCTCTCACGCCACTTGGGGTTCCCGCATCGGATAAATTGTCTTCACCGCCCCGCAAAGAATTAACAGAAGTATTGACGATTATCCGGTAATTTTTATTTATCTTAATTTTTTTGTAGCAACAGAGATTATAATAGAATACTATACACTAACTAAAGCATTGAACAGTCTTTTATGTCGGTGCTAAGCAAACATCATCCCGTAAAGGGGAGTAGCTAACGGATGACTATCCGTGAGTAGAATCGACAAACTGGCGTAAGCCCGGTTCTACTGGCAGAAATCTGCTATAGCGAGACCTTTATTTCCAGCCAAATTTGGCTGGAAATAAAGGTCTTGTTTATTATATAAATAAAAGATTCGTAAGGATTGCTTTTGCAAGAGCCCTACGAATTTTGTGACAAAGCTTAGGCCTGGCCGGTGAAAGTAAAATACAATAAAACAATATTCATGGCTAAAATGAGGCTGACAATGAGCCAGCCAAAAGTATTTGTGACGAGCTTGTTTTTAAAATTCCCCATAATTTTAGCATTGTTTGTTACGACCATGAGGGGAATAATTGCCGCTGGTAAGGCAAAGCTCAGGATTACTTGACTGTAAACAAGGGCTTCCATAGGATTGACACCTGCTAGCAAAATACCCATGCCAGGCAGCATGGTAATAAGACGACGCGCACTAATGGGAATATCAAAACCGACAAAACCGTTTAAAATCACTTCGCCAGCCATGGTACCAACCGTGGATGAAGAAAGACCGGATGCTAATAAGGCTAAGCCGAAGGCACCTGCCGCCATATTTCCCATTAAAGGCTGAAGTGTCAGATAGGCCCCTTCAATACTGTCAATATCGAGCCCGTTACCATTAAAAACTGCGGCAGATACAATGACCATGGCCGCATTAATAACAAAAGCAACGTTCATGGCAATGAATACATCGATTTTAGCCATTTTAAGATGATGTTGACAGTCGGCTATGTTACTCGTACGGCGTGGCTGCACAAGATGGGAGTGCAAGTAGATGACATGGGGCATGACGGTGGCGCCGAGCATGCCTACGGCAACAAATAAGCTATCAGGCGTGAGCATGGGAACGGCTAGATGGTAGCCGACTTGAATCCAGTCGGGTTTCGCAATAAACATTTCCCACACATAAGCCAGGCTAATGACGGCGATCATGACCGTAATAATTCGTTCGACAACTTTTTGACCATACTTTTGAATATGACAGATACCATAAGTAAGACTTCCTGTGAGTAAAGCCGACCAAACGAGGGGGATGTTAAACAAAAGATAGAATCCGAGAACACCGCCTAGAAATTCTGCCAGATCCGTAGCCATGGCTGCCACTGTGGCTATGGACCACAACCCCCAGTTAACAGGGCGCGAAAATAGGTGGCCGCAATGATCAGGTAAATTGATTCCTGTGGCAATGCCAAGTTTGGCTGAGAGTATTTGGACAAAAATGGCCATAATATTGCTCCATAAAATTACCCAAATGAGATTGTAGGCAAATTGCGATCCGCCGCTAATATTGGTACCAAAATTACCAGGGTCCATGTAGGCTACGCTTACAATAAAAGCCGGACCGAGGTATTTTAGAAATCCCTTGGCTTTTTCTGTGAGTTTTTCTGTATCAGCCAGAGGGGGTAGAGGCAAAGTACGAGATATTTCTGATTCTTTCATGATACTCATCCTTTCGTGTAGAACCACATAAAGTGAAAAAATAATCAGACTACCAGTAAAGGTAACTAATGTAGATTATGAGGTTAGAACACAATCGGTGAGTTGTACAACAATAGACGTTTCTTCAATTTGAAGGAACGTCTATTGTTTTCTCGGTGAATGCGCCGATGACTTTTTTATGTAGCGAAGTATGTTATTCTGTTTAGTTTAGCCTTCTATTTAGTGAGAAGATAAATGAAGCCAGGGGCTGTTGAAACAACATGGAGAGTGTAATAGGGATGGCTACGCTAGGTGGAAAGTAAGTGAGAGCTACAACAAGGCCACAGGCATTATTGCGCATACCGACACTATAAATCATGGTAAGGACCGATTGAGGTGAGTGATCTTTTAACAAAAAAGATCCGATATAACCGACAAAATAGCCTGCTGCTACAACAAGAAAAGTAACAAATAAGGTTTTTACAATAGAGAGATCCCAATGAATTTGCGGCATAACCATGGCGGAGTTAATAATAATGACAATGAATAGTCCGAGCTTGGATGTGGCTCCGCCTACACTCGACGAGAATTGAGTGACTTTTCCTTCTGTCCAATCATGGAGTAACATGCCAAGAACACTGGGGACAGTTACCATGAGCATAAGTTCTTCAATCATTTGCACATAATTTAGACCAATGGTTTTTCCAACAACAAGGTTAAAAAAGAGCGGTAATACAATAGGTACGACAAAAGTATCCAGCGTGACAGAGACGAGTGATATTGCGAGGTCTCCTTTGGCCAGTGAAATCCAGATAATTGAAGTCACTCCAATGGGGATAGATGCGCCAATCAAATACCCCATGCGAATAAAGGGATCATTCGGATAGAAAACGATGCCAACAATCCAGGCTGTCAGCGGAGCCATGACATGAACTAATACTAGCACCCATAAAGGTATCCAGGGTTTGCGCAAGACATCTAAAAAACTTTTAAAACTTGTGCCAAGAGCCGTAACGAATGTCATATAAGCAAATAAAACAATGACTGTTTTTCGTAAGACAGGAGAATCAGTAAGTGGGATAAACGCCCCCGCTAATAGACCGCCTAATACAATAAATAACATATTTTTTCCTAATAAACTATTACAACGAATAAAAAAAGCAGTAGACATTTTGCCACCTCCTTAGCGTAAACGAATTCATATTTTTATCGACAAACAATTACATTTTATCATCAAAAGGGAAAAATTGCGATAACTGGGAGTAAAGAATGTCTTTTCGTTTATACTAATAAATGAGAAAAGTCGTTTTTTTTGCAGGAGATGAAGTGGTGGTTAGAATACTGGTCATCGAAGATGATGAACTGTTACGTGAGACTGTTGTTACCGTTTTAAAAGAGGAGCACTATGCAGTAGCGGAAGCAAATAGCGGTGACGAAGGGTTATTTAAAGCGAATCAGGGGATTTATGATCTCCTCATCATCGATGTTATGTTGCCAGGTATGGATGGAATTGACATTGTCAGGCACTTAAGGGAACAAGGGATGACTATTGCTATTTTATTTTTGACGGCCCGCGATAGTATTGCCGATCGCGTCAAGGGGTTAGAAAGTGGCGCCGACGACTATTTGGCGAAGCCCTTTGCCTTTCCAGAGTTACTCGCGCGTGTAAAGGCTCTCTTGCGCCGCCACGGTTATGCTGAAAAAGAAGGAGCTCTTTCTTATGGACCCATTAAGCTGGAGCTACATATGAAAGAAGGCTTTGTGGGTGACAAAGCTTTGCAGTTAACCTTGAAAGAATATGAACTGCTAGAATTTTTTATTTTAAATAGTCAACAAATTTTAGCCCGCGAACAAATTTTTGACC containing:
- a CDS encoding xanthine dehydrogenase family protein molybdopterin-binding subunit, which gives rise to MITMKSVGQGIPKMDALAIATGKPVYTQDLVMPNTLVVKVLHSPYAFAEIKAIDTRKAKKLSGVECILTYEDVPKVRFTVAGQSYPEPSPYDRLILDKVVRYVGDAVAIIAAVDEKTALRAMKLIKVDYEIFEPVLDFETAMGHASIVHREQDLYTNFDIGMEQAKNIIATHKVEVGNIEAELKKCTVIVEETYYTQAQAQGMMETYRSFNYLDHMGRLVVISSTQIPFHVRRTLARALQIPESKIRVIKPRIGGGFGGKQTLAVEFFTAIVTWKTGKPAQLVYDRTETFSCTSSRHAMRLKVRLGADQAGVIKVVDIEGLSDGGAYGEHSSTTFGAAGEKALILYNKTTAARFFGHAVYTNKMPGGALRGYGATQATFALESTLNKLAEKLHMDPTKIRLKNIINEGENYFTKPDVILGSSTLDRCIIKGKELIGWNEKYPRKDLESGKVRGLGMAVTVQGSGIAYIDTAAAEIHLNSEGSYTLMIGSTDMGTGSDTILAQFAAEVLETTVDKFIVYAADTDVSPYDPGSYASSTTYVTGMAVVRAAQDLKAKIIAKGAKLLEVLPEQIEFDGTVMKTLNSEKTLTLKKLAESILVGPGHEQLVGTGSYGSPVSPPPFIAGFAEVEVDKGTGKVDVVHYVAVVDCGTVVNPKLAKIQVEGGIVQGIGMALYEDVRYGPKGKLQTNSFMQYKIPCRKDIGSIDVVFEPSYEPTGPFGAKSIGEVVINTPPAAIAHAIYNAVGVTVTKLPITPEKIFMAMKH
- a CDS encoding FAD binding domain-containing protein, with the translated sequence MFTIDQFVQPATLAEAYELLVSSKTNRILGGCAFLRMTSLRIATAIDLSQLGLNEVNEHDDRIEIGAMTTFRQIETHPLLKQYYCGLLPKAVGNIMGVQFRNIVTVGASVYSKYGFSDLITALLALDTKVELYHNGRMTLAQFLNTPVQKDILTKIIIKKDERLASYEQLRNSASDYPILTVAVSSFEDKSWIVVGARPSCATIAHQASLELSKGIATDDDISRIADLASNECSFGSNMRGSAKYRKAMACELVKRAIKEVYHAN
- a CDS encoding Nramp family divalent metal transporter; its protein translation is MKESEISRTLPLPPLADTEKLTEKAKGFLKYLGPAFIVSVAYMDPGNFGTNISGGSQFAYNLIWVILWSNIMAIFVQILSAKLGIATGINLPDHCGHLFSRPVNWGLWSIATVAAMATDLAEFLGGVLGFYLLFNIPLVWSALLTGSLTYGICHIQKYGQKVVERIITVMIAVISLAYVWEMFIAKPDWIQVGYHLAVPMLTPDSLFVAVGMLGATVMPHVIYLHSHLVQPRRTSNIADCQHHLKMAKIDVFIAMNVAFVINAAMVIVSAAVFNGNGLDIDSIEGAYLTLQPLMGNMAAGAFGLALLASGLSSSTVGTMAGEVILNGFVGFDIPISARRLITMLPGMGILLAGVNPMEALVYSQVILSFALPAAIIPLMVVTNNAKIMGNFKNKLVTNTFGWLIVSLILAMNIVLLYFTFTGQA
- a CDS encoding response regulator transcription factor — translated: MVRILVIEDDELLRETVVTVLKEEHYAVAEANSGDEGLFKANQGIYDLLIIDVMLPGMDGIDIVRHLREQGMTIAILFLTARDSIADRVKGLESGADDYLAKPFAFPELLARVKALLRRHGYAEKEGALSYGPIKLELHMKEGFVGDKALQLTLKEYELLEFFILNSQQILAREQIFDRIWGFESETNLGIVDLYIHYLRRKLALFGYDSWIRTIRGVGFMLKE
- a CDS encoding (2Fe-2S)-binding protein, which produces MQIDVIMNQKQLSLSVAADEFLADTLRRYGFLSIRKGCNTTCCGLCTVWIDDKPTLSCSVLSARLQGKRITTIEGVEQEATEFAKILASEGAEQCGFCSPGFIMTVLAMKRELVHPTEAEIIHYLTGNLCRCTGYLGQMRAVRTYLRGMHP
- a CDS encoding nitroreductase family protein — protein: MDFDFISRRHSVRKFKQETVSDQHIEEMVQAATYAPSGKNKQNWHFVVIKDLNKINEIARIVEAENNRLVKYIKDEDKIKAFKGALGYQTVFKGAPVLILVYAGPYATVADTFREEGIMPLAEVEKYDRPNPGIQNIAAAMENLHLAAASLGYGTCWMTGPTYAAEAISNYIGFEKAGYYLAALTPLGVPASDKLSSPPRKELTEVLTIIR
- a CDS encoding NADH peroxidase — translated: MKKFICSICGYVHEGDSAPASCPQCKAPAEKFIEQSTSGLAWADEHRIGIAAGVDAEILEGLHMNFTGECTEIGMYLAMSRQADREGYPEVAEAYKRIAFEEAEHASKFAELLGEVVTPSTKKNLELRVDAEYGACQGKLAIAKKAKELGLDAIHDTVHEMCKDEARHGAAFKGLLERYFGK
- a CDS encoding bile acid:sodium symporter family protein, with the protein product MSTAFFIRCNSLLGKNMLFIVLGGLLAGAFIPLTDSPVLRKTVIVLFAYMTFVTALGTSFKSFLDVLRKPWIPLWVLVLVHVMAPLTAWIVGIVFYPNDPFIRMGYLIGASIPIGVTSIIWISLAKGDLAISLVSVTLDTFVVPIVLPLFFNLVVGKTIGLNYVQMIEELMLMVTVPSVLGMLLHDWTEGKVTQFSSSVGGATSKLGLFIVIIINSAMVMPQIHWDLSIVKTLFVTFLVVAAGYFVGYIGSFLLKDHSPQSVLTMIYSVGMRNNACGLVVALTYFPPSVAIPITLSMLFQQPLASFIFSLNRRLN
- a CDS encoding DNA topoisomerase 3 produces the protein MKLYIAEKPSLGAEIAKCLPGPLTRKDGYLVTGDGVVTWGYGHILRQAEPGEYDQKYERWRMEDLPIIPGEWKLLVAEACKKQFAVIQKLIASATQIIHAGDPDREGQLLIDEVLEYVGNEKPVQRILLNSLDEKSVKKAISHLRDNADFYDLKQSALARARADWLIGMNLSRAYTLAAQRAGHRITLPIGRVKTPTLALVVRREREIEAFKVAPYFTVKAEFQHENGLFTAYWKPHENQAGLDTDGRLTDKIVMQELLKRFRSATEQAEIILCETAEKKDLQRLPLSLSSLQVLAGKKFGYDPQTVLDTAQKLYEKKLTSYPRSDCDFLPEAQHNDAPIILENLRTLTAKDLVDWAAEADSALISRAWNDKKITAHHAIIPTVEKCNLSRLTQVEHDIYFLVAQAYIAQFYPVHVYDQTRVEVEYTKERFTASGRIVVELGWKALYKADQDEKKDDDSATLPAMMQGDWADFVQASAEKKSTRPPTRFTAATLLAAMKEIHKYVKNPDLKKQLKDVSGIGTEATRATIIKELLQRKFLVAETKKKYLKPTDAAYLLIDVLPDELTYPDSTAVWENTLQSMASGSESLADFLQHQVQFTADLCIKAMKVSLPLQGDHPCPKCHQGVLQLRNGTSGKFWGCSRYPLCKASYNDQEGQPQKPEYSCPRCKEGGLQLKKGKNGDFWGCTNYPACRATYNDNQGKPALPNA
- a CDS encoding GNAT family N-acetyltransferase; protein product: MTMKHSLFQIEPQALIDAVLQNPPSGFEALPIEINTKKLPAFLTEFDLLITADEPIQRFIHKISPFLPKKICQDLLRPRTLFVGTTVSEFSLFPNEINYEELPNILLEKMSTLKTKFLVVKDIAPESPLFSETENCISKKLCQAFTKAGFILLDGQAMAYIPLDFDSLDTFFSRQSASRRSDWRRKRKKRSITELHVLKTGDPLFQDEKIIDCFYSLYENVYNKSDIHFEKLTRPFFRKILTDKHADGHIFAYTFQGEWIGYSLCFHYGDYFIDKYHGAKYPEYRNNNLYYVSWFDTLEYALEHGYKTAVFGWTNPEIKAYLGSNFLYTTHAVYIANPLLRNILKHFAHTFESDRKTLENWYAQHQKHAQK